In Mixophyes fleayi isolate aMixFle1 chromosome 4, aMixFle1.hap1, whole genome shotgun sequence, the following proteins share a genomic window:
- the LOC142150346 gene encoding E3 ubiquitin/ISG15 ligase TRIM25-like: MATADLRQELDCSICLNIYTDPVRLRCGHNFCRVCIDRVLDTQEESEVYTCPECRAVFQDRPVLEKNRKLCNIAEHVRCNNPERETGVFCTYPVHSPVPALKTCLMCEASICDIHCKTHKSREHNLIDPTTSLEKRKCSVHKKILEYYCTEDDTCICVSCTLAGEHRGHLVETLDEASEKKKEKLRYVLQTLTTKREETEKRVQSLQERRSEEKEKAAGVTETVTALFRDIRRQLEELEKRVLSEISRQEESVLLSVSDLIQQLEIKKDELSRKMRHIEELCNMSDPVAVLQEPDTGNLCDIEDRERHDDQVSGEGDLDVGLISETLYTGLSDIITGINIGIYVQGPTDILLDVNTAGNNILIPGNMKTVSVSDINQNHPETPERFQDYPQVLSTRSFSSGQYYWEVEVSKSVLCRVGMCYPSIDRRGRQSAIGDNNKSWCLWRYNNQFALRHDSKLIQLPDNIRCDRVRIYLDYEAGQLSFYSLCDPIRHLHTVTATFTEPLHAALCVWDGCIKISGGESGAGRNLQRDR, translated from the coding sequence atggcgactgctgatctgagacaggagctggactgttccatctgcctgaacatttatactGATCCTGTAAgactgagatgtggacacaacttctgccgggtctgtattgatcgtgtgctggatacacaggaggaGTCTGaagtttatacctgtcctgaatgcagagctGTGTTTCAGGATCGTCCTGTCCTGGAGAAAAACAGGAAGCTGTGCAACATAGCAGAACATGTCCGCTGTAATAATCCAGAGAGGGAAACTGGGGTATTCTGCACATATCCTGTCCACTCTCCAGTACCTGCTCTTAAAACCTGCCTCATGTGTGAAGCTTCTATATGTGATATACATTGTAAGACACACAAGTCAAGAGAACACAACTTAATTGATCCCACCACTTCCTTGGAGAAGAGAAAATGCTCCGTCCATAAGAAGATCCTGGAGTATTACTGCACCGAGGATGATActtgtatctgtgtgtcctgcaCTTTGGCTGGAGAACATCGGGGCCACCTGGTGGAGACGTTGGATGAAGCatctgagaagaagaaggagaaactgaGATATGTTCTGCAGACACtgaccacaaagagagaggagactgagaaaagagtccagagtctgcaggagcgcaggagtgaagaaaaggaaaaagcagctggtgtaacagagacagtcactgccctgtttagagacatcaggagacagctggaagaactggagaagagagtcctgagtgagatctccaggcaggaagagAGCGTTTTACTTtcagtctctgatctgatccagcagctggagataaagaaggacgagctgtccaggaagatgcgtcacattgaggagctgtgtaacatgtctgatccagtggCTGTCTTACAAGAACCAGACACAGGTAACTTGTGTGATattgaggacagagagagacatgatgaCCAGGTCTCTGGTGAaggagatctggatgtgggtctcATCTCAGAGACATTATACACAGgattatctgatataataacaggtataaatATAGGGATCTATGTGCAGGGACCAacagacatattactggatgtaaacacagctgGTAATAATATACTTATACCAGGTAACATGAAAACTGTCTCTGTGTCAGATATAAACCAGAATCATCCAGAAACACCTGAGAGATTTCAGGATTATCCTCAGGTATTAAGCACCAGGAGTTTCTCCTCAGGACAATATTACTGGGAAGTGGAGGTCAGTAAATCAGTATTATGTagggtagggatgtgttatcccagtatagacaggagaggaCGTCAATCAGCCATTGGAGATAATAACAAGTCCTGGTGTTTGTGGAGGTATAATAATCAGTTTGCATTGAGACATGACAGTAAACTTATCCAGTTACCTGACAATATTCGCTGTGATAGagtgaggatatatctggattatgaggctggacagctgtccttttattctctgtgtgacccaatcagacacttacacaccgtcactgccaccttcactgagccccttcatgctgcattatgtGTATGGGACGGTTGTATAAAGATATCTGGGGGAGAATCAGGAGCTGGAAGAAATCTGCAGAGAGACCGATGA